In one window of Photorhabdus laumondii subsp. laumondii DNA:
- a CDS encoding outer membrane protein OmpK, with translation MRTTILATALFTTVSVPAYAEYQGGFANISMNYLDWTSHTTHKSGQTSHKDDFAYLELEGGAGFNWGELYGFFDLENAFNNQHAEPGDNQRYTFKTTGRFYLADTGFNLYGHVYGTYSLPGTAHGGNFHEVNTLYGIGYNTDFAGVWFKPFVALHYVDQTFYSGNNGYVVGWVAGYDFQLWEEKFSITNWNEIELNRNERYGNGGRNGTNGAIALWWTPHQSFTTGIQYRYADHKLGEDFWQDGIVYTIKYNF, from the coding sequence ATGAGAACAACCATTCTGGCTACTGCTTTATTCACCACCGTCTCAGTTCCAGCTTATGCTGAATATCAAGGGGGCTTTGCTAATATCAGCATGAACTACCTCGACTGGACTAGCCATACCACACACAAGTCAGGGCAAACCTCTCATAAAGACGACTTTGCCTACTTAGAACTGGAAGGCGGAGCCGGATTTAACTGGGGTGAACTATACGGGTTCTTTGATCTGGAAAATGCTTTCAACAATCAGCATGCTGAACCAGGGGATAACCAAAGATACACTTTTAAAACAACCGGTCGCTTTTATCTGGCTGATACAGGTTTCAATCTCTATGGTCATGTTTATGGTACTTATTCGCTCCCAGGTACAGCACATGGCGGGAACTTCCATGAGGTAAATACCCTCTATGGTATTGGCTACAACACTGATTTCGCTGGTGTCTGGTTCAAACCGTTTGTGGCGCTGCACTATGTTGACCAAACTTTCTACTCCGGTAATAACGGCTATGTCGTTGGTTGGGTTGCGGGTTACGACTTTCAACTCTGGGAAGAAAAATTCAGCATAACTAACTGGAATGAAATAGAACTTAATCGAAATGAACGCTACGGCAACGGTGGACGGAATGGTACCAATGGTGCAATAGCGTTATGGTGGACACCTCACCAATCCTTCACAACTGGCATTCAATATCGATATGCCGATCATAAATTGGGTGAAGACTTCTGGCAGGATGGGATTGTTTACACTATCAAATATAATTTCTAA
- the cyoA gene encoding cytochrome o ubiquinol oxidase subunit II: MRLMKYNKGIGILSILAATLVLSGCDMVLMNPKGAIGAEQKTLILTAIGLMLIIVIPVIIMAFTFALRYREANRSATYRPNWAHSNKIELVVWTVPIIIIIILATITWKTTHELDPYKPLVSDEKPVTIEVISLDWKWLFVYPEQGIATVNEIAFPSGVPINFKITSDSVMNSFFIPQLGGQIYAMAGMQTKLHLIADEPGTYKGLSSSYSGHGFSGMKFTATATADREGFEQWVQKVKASPKTLDTMQAFNELAKQSQNHPVEYFSSVKPNLYQDIIAKFMGNMNMHGGHGTTTGHNMNMSETAHAGVEE, translated from the coding sequence ATGAGACTTATGAAATACAATAAAGGTATTGGGATATTATCAATACTCGCAGCTACTCTTGTGCTGAGTGGCTGCGATATGGTATTGATGAATCCTAAAGGCGCCATCGGCGCTGAACAAAAAACGCTGATACTCACGGCTATCGGCCTGATGCTGATCATCGTTATTCCGGTAATCATCATGGCATTCACCTTTGCCCTGCGTTACCGCGAAGCCAACAGAAGTGCTACCTATCGCCCTAACTGGGCACACTCAAATAAAATTGAGCTGGTAGTATGGACCGTTCCTATCATTATCATTATTATTTTAGCAACCATTACTTGGAAAACAACCCACGAGCTTGACCCATATAAGCCACTGGTCAGTGATGAAAAACCAGTGACTATTGAAGTTATCTCTCTTGATTGGAAATGGCTATTCGTTTACCCGGAGCAAGGTATCGCTACAGTTAACGAAATTGCTTTCCCTTCCGGGGTTCCTATTAACTTCAAAATCACCTCTGATTCTGTGATGAACTCATTCTTCATCCCACAGTTAGGTGGTCAAATCTATGCAATGGCTGGTATGCAGACTAAACTTCACTTAATTGCCGATGAACCTGGCACTTATAAAGGTTTGTCCAGCAGCTATAGTGGCCACGGCTTCTCCGGCATGAAATTTACTGCTACCGCTACCGCAGATCGTGAAGGTTTTGAACAATGGGTTCAAAAAGTGAAAGCCTCTCCCAAGACCTTGGATACCATGCAGGCATTTAACGAGTTAGCTAAACAAAGCCAGAACCATCCGGTTGAATACTTCTCAAGCGTTAAGCCTAACCTGTATCAAGACATTATTGCCAAATTTATGGGCAACATGAATATGCATGGCGGCCACGGTACAACGACAGGTCATAACATGAATATGAGCGAAACTGCTCATGCCGGAGTTGAGGAATAA
- the cyoB gene encoding cytochrome o ubiquinol oxidase subunit I: MLGKLTLDAIPLHEPIVMVTLAGILFAGLAIVGALTYFRKWKWLWSEWLTSVDHKKIGIMYIIVALVMMLRGFADAIMMRGQQAVASAGEAGFLPPHHYDQIFTAHGVIMIFFMATPFVVGLMNIVVPLQIGARDVAFPFLNSLSFWFFVVGVALINISLGIGEFAQTGWLAYPPLSGIEYSPSVGVDYWIWSLQISGIGTLLTGVNFFATILRMRAPGMSMMKMPVFSWAALCTNVLIIAAFPILTVTIALLTFDRYMGTHFFTNDMGGNMMMYINLIWAWGHPEVYILVLPVFGVFSEVTATFSKKRLFGYTSLVWATIAITVLSFIVWLHHFFTMGSGANVNAFFGIATMIISIPTGVKIFNWLFTMYRGRIEYKTPMLWTVGFIVTFSIGGMTGVLLAVPGANFVLHNSLFLIAHFHNVIIGGVVFGCFAGTAYWFPKAFGFTLNEKWGIRAFWFWITGFFIAFMPVYALGFMGMTRRISQDINPEFHNLLVVSAIGVALIAVGILCQVIQFYVSIRDRDQNRDLTGDPWGGRTLEWATSSPPPFYNFADVPHVQTRDAWWDMKEKGTAYKRPAKYEEIHMPKNAGAGVIIAGFTLLFGFAMIWHIWWLAIASFAGMIITWIAKSFDEDVDYYVPVAEVEQIENQHHEQISKAGLNHVN, translated from the coding sequence ATGTTGGGAAAATTAACACTTGATGCAATCCCATTGCATGAGCCCATTGTCATGGTCACTCTTGCTGGGATTCTCTTCGCAGGGCTCGCGATTGTCGGAGCCCTGACCTATTTCCGTAAATGGAAATGGCTGTGGAGCGAGTGGTTAACCAGCGTTGACCACAAGAAAATCGGTATTATGTACATTATCGTGGCGCTGGTCATGATGCTCCGTGGTTTTGCCGATGCCATCATGATGCGTGGTCAGCAGGCTGTCGCCTCTGCGGGTGAAGCAGGTTTCCTGCCACCGCATCACTATGACCAGATCTTTACCGCCCACGGCGTCATCATGATTTTCTTCATGGCGACACCTTTTGTTGTCGGCCTGATGAACATCGTGGTTCCACTACAGATCGGCGCTCGTGACGTGGCATTCCCATTCCTGAACTCACTGAGCTTCTGGTTTTTCGTCGTTGGCGTTGCACTGATTAACATCTCTCTGGGTATAGGTGAATTCGCTCAAACTGGCTGGTTAGCTTATCCTCCACTCTCAGGTATAGAATATAGCCCAAGCGTTGGGGTCGATTATTGGATATGGAGTCTTCAGATATCCGGTATCGGTACCTTGCTGACTGGCGTTAACTTCTTTGCGACGATCCTGCGTATGCGTGCTCCTGGCATGTCCATGATGAAAATGCCTGTATTCTCTTGGGCAGCGCTCTGTACTAACGTACTAATCATCGCCGCATTCCCGATTCTGACAGTTACCATTGCCCTGCTAACTTTTGACCGTTACATGGGTACCCATTTCTTCACCAATGATATGGGCGGTAACATGATGATGTATATCAACCTGATATGGGCTTGGGGTCACCCTGAAGTTTATATTCTGGTGTTGCCAGTCTTTGGTGTTTTCTCTGAAGTGACTGCAACGTTCTCGAAAAAACGGCTGTTTGGCTATACATCTCTGGTATGGGCAACCATTGCCATCACCGTACTATCGTTTATCGTATGGCTGCATCACTTCTTTACGATGGGCTCCGGGGCGAACGTTAACGCCTTCTTCGGCATAGCCACCATGATTATCTCAATTCCGACAGGCGTTAAGATCTTCAACTGGCTGTTCACGATGTATCGAGGCCGTATTGAGTATAAAACACCGATGTTGTGGACCGTTGGCTTCATCGTCACCTTCTCTATCGGTGGTATGACTGGCGTTCTGCTGGCAGTTCCAGGTGCAAACTTCGTTCTGCATAACAGCTTATTCCTGATCGCACACTTCCATAACGTGATCATCGGTGGTGTTGTCTTCGGTTGTTTCGCTGGTACTGCTTACTGGTTCCCGAAAGCTTTTGGTTTCACACTGAATGAAAAATGGGGTATCCGCGCATTCTGGTTCTGGATCACCGGCTTCTTTATCGCCTTTATGCCAGTTTACGCGCTCGGATTTATGGGGATGACCCGTCGTATTAGCCAAGATATCAACCCTGAATTCCATAATCTGCTGGTCGTCTCCGCGATTGGTGTTGCACTGATTGCCGTTGGTATCCTGTGTCAGGTCATCCAATTCTACGTTAGTATCCGTGACCGTGACCAAAACCGTGACCTGACCGGTGACCCGTGGGGCGGACGTACTCTGGAGTGGGCAACATCTTCTCCACCACCGTTTTATAACTTTGCTGACGTTCCACATGTTCAAACCCGTGATGCATGGTGGGATATGAAAGAAAAAGGCACTGCTTATAAACGTCCTGCTAAGTATGAAGAAATTCATATGCCTAAAAATGCCGGTGCGGGTGTAATTATTGCTGGCTTTACCTTGCTGTTTGGTTTCGCCATGATTTGGCATATCTGGTGGCTGGCTATCGCAAGCTTCGCAGGCATGATTATCACTTGGATTGCAAAAAGCTTTGATGAAGATGTTGATTACTACGTACCCGTTGCTGAAGTTGAGCAAATTGAGAATCAGCACCATGAACAAATTAGCAAGGCAGGTCTGAACCATGTCAACTGA
- a CDS encoding cytochrome o ubiquinol oxidase subunit III, with amino-acid sequence MSTETMTNHNHAHEHHGHHDAGATKVFGFWIYLMSDCILFACLFATYAVLVNGTAGGPSGKEIFGLSFVLVETFLLLFSSITYGFAMLGMNKGKIGQVNAWLGMTFLFGLGFVAMELYEFHHLIVDGHGPDRSAFLSGFFALVATHGIHVTCGLVWIIIMIIQVTRRGLTDVNKTRLNCLSLFWHFLDVVWICVFTVVYLLGAM; translated from the coding sequence ATGTCAACTGAAACTATGACTAACCACAATCATGCCCACGAGCATCACGGGCACCACGATGCGGGAGCCACTAAAGTATTCGGTTTCTGGATCTACTTGATGAGTGACTGTATTTTGTTCGCATGTCTGTTTGCGACTTATGCAGTACTCGTTAACGGAACCGCGGGCGGTCCATCTGGCAAAGAGATTTTCGGCCTCTCTTTTGTATTGGTTGAAACTTTCCTACTGTTATTCAGTAGTATCACTTATGGCTTTGCCATGTTAGGAATGAACAAAGGAAAAATCGGCCAGGTTAACGCCTGGCTCGGTATGACTTTCCTGTTCGGCCTTGGCTTCGTAGCGATGGAATTGTACGAATTCCATCACCTGATTGTTGACGGCCACGGCCCTGACCGCAGTGCGTTCTTGTCCGGATTCTTCGCATTGGTTGCTACTCACGGTATCCACGTTACCTGTGGTCTGGTCTGGATTATTATCATGATAATCCAAGTAACCCGCCGCGGTTTAACTGATGTCAATAAAACCCGTCTGAACTGCCTGAGCTTGTTCTGGCACTTCTTGGATGTGGTATGGATCTGTGTATTTACCGTTGTTTATCTGTTAGGAGCTATGTAA
- a CDS encoding cytochrome o ubiquinol oxidase subunit IV — protein MSHSDTAHTGASHGSLKSYLIGFVLSVILTVIPFWMVMDGSASHTTILTTVVALAVVQIIVHFIYFLHMNTSSEERWNLVALLFTILIIGIVVVGSLWIMYNLNINMMVD, from the coding sequence ATGAGTCATTCTGATACCGCTCATACTGGAGCTAGCCACGGTAGCCTGAAGTCTTATCTGATAGGCTTCGTTCTTTCGGTGATACTGACAGTGATTCCGTTCTGGATGGTAATGGATGGTTCTGCCTCCCATACGACTATCCTGACAACAGTAGTTGCTCTGGCTGTGGTGCAGATTATTGTTCATTTTATCTACTTCCTGCACATGAACACTTCGTCAGAAGAGCGCTGGAACTTAGTAGCATTGCTGTTCACCATTTTAATTATCGGTATTGTTGTTGTTGGCTCACTATGGATTATGTACAACCTCAACATTAATATGATGGTTGATTAA
- the cyoE gene encoding heme o synthase yields the protein MIKQYLQVTKPGIIFGNLISVIGGFLLASKGVIDYPLFISTLLGVSLVVASGCVFNNYIDRDIDRIMERTKNRVLVKGLIDPKISLIYASILGIAGIVLLYAAANALAMQLAIIGFVVYVGVYSLYMKRKSVYGTLIGSLSGAAPPVIGYCAVTGQFDTGALILLLIFSLWQMPHSYAIAIFRFKDYQAANIPVLPVIKGISVAKNHIILYILAFMIATLMLAISGYAGYKYLVVAAAVSVWWLGMALSGYKTDNDRIWARKLFIFSIVAITSLSVMMSIDPHVPSEAFLTYVR from the coding sequence ATGATTAAGCAATACCTGCAAGTAACTAAACCAGGAATTATTTTCGGCAATTTAATTTCTGTGATCGGTGGTTTTCTACTCGCCTCGAAAGGGGTGATTGATTACCCTTTGTTCATCTCGACTCTGCTCGGCGTTTCATTAGTCGTGGCTTCTGGTTGTGTATTTAACAACTACATTGACCGTGACATCGATCGGATCATGGAAAGAACAAAAAACCGTGTCCTTGTAAAAGGACTTATTGATCCGAAAATCAGCCTGATTTACGCATCAATACTGGGTATTGCTGGCATAGTGCTGCTCTATGCAGCAGCCAATGCTTTAGCAATGCAATTAGCGATTATCGGTTTTGTCGTCTATGTAGGGGTTTACAGCCTCTATATGAAAAGGAAATCTGTTTATGGCACGTTGATCGGCAGTTTGTCCGGTGCTGCACCTCCGGTTATCGGTTATTGTGCAGTAACTGGTCAGTTTGATACGGGCGCGTTGATCCTGTTACTGATTTTCAGCCTGTGGCAAATGCCGCACTCCTATGCCATTGCTATTTTTCGTTTCAAAGATTACCAGGCAGCCAATATTCCTGTACTGCCCGTCATTAAAGGCATATCTGTGGCGAAGAACCACATTATCCTTTATATCCTGGCATTTATGATTGCAACCCTTATGTTAGCCATCAGCGGTTACGCCGGTTACAAATATTTGGTTGTTGCAGCAGCAGTGAGCGTCTGGTGGCTAGGAATGGCATTATCCGGTTACAAAACTGATAATGACCGCATTTGGGCTCGTAAATTATTTATATTTTCCATTGTGGCAATCACTTCCCTGAGTGTCATGATGTCTATTGACCCGCATGTGCCCTCAGAAGCCTTCCTAACTTACGTCCGGTAA
- a CDS encoding MFS transporter yields the protein MNDNKMTPLELRATWGLGSVFSLRMLGMFMVLPVLTTYGLHLKDATETLIGIAIGIYGLTQAIFQIPVGLLSDKIGRKPLIIGGLLLFVLGSIIAALSDSIWGIIIGRALQGAGAISAAIMALLSDLTREQNRTKAMAFIGISFGITFAIAIVLGPILTNAIGLNGLFWGITILAGSAILITLLAVPSTDKHMLNRESGIVRHSFSKVLADSQLLKLNFGILSLHTLLMASFVALPLVMQQAGLPTQQHWKVYLITMLVSFLSVLPFIIYAEKKRRMKQVFSLCITMLLIAEIVLWAAGHHLWMIFIGIQIFFIAFNVMEAILPSLISKEAPAGYKGTAMGIYSTSQFLGVALGGGLGGWLYELKGAPLVFAAGIVLTIIWFIISTTMKQPPYVSSIRISLPENIVNKALLEQKILVQPGVCDVVIVPEEHSAYIKVDTKLISRAQLEQLIANNNDTID from the coding sequence ATGAACGATAATAAAATGACGCCACTTGAGCTTCGGGCGACATGGGGCCTAGGTTCAGTTTTTTCTCTGCGAATGCTAGGTATGTTCATGGTTCTTCCTGTATTAACAACCTACGGCCTTCATCTAAAAGATGCCACCGAAACACTTATTGGCATCGCTATTGGCATTTATGGTTTAACCCAAGCCATTTTCCAAATTCCAGTTGGCCTGCTTTCCGACAAAATTGGCCGTAAGCCCTTAATTATTGGCGGATTATTGCTATTCGTCCTTGGCAGTATTATTGCTGCTCTCAGTGATTCCATCTGGGGCATAATCATTGGGCGAGCGTTACAAGGCGCTGGAGCGATATCTGCTGCAATTATGGCGCTACTTTCTGATTTAACCCGTGAACAAAATCGAACTAAAGCGATGGCTTTTATTGGCATTAGCTTCGGAATAACTTTCGCCATAGCCATTGTACTTGGCCCAATCCTTACGAATGCTATTGGATTAAATGGCCTATTTTGGGGAATTACCATTCTGGCCGGTAGTGCCATTCTGATAACACTATTGGCTGTTCCTTCCACAGATAAACACATGCTTAACCGTGAATCAGGCATTGTTCGTCACAGTTTCAGTAAGGTTCTGGCTGATAGCCAGTTGCTGAAACTTAACTTTGGCATTCTCAGTTTGCACACTTTGCTAATGGCAAGTTTTGTCGCCCTTCCTCTGGTGATGCAACAAGCAGGGCTCCCTACCCAGCAACATTGGAAGGTTTACCTGATCACTATGCTAGTTTCATTCTTATCTGTTTTACCTTTCATTATTTACGCAGAAAAAAAACGCCGCATGAAACAAGTGTTTTCACTGTGTATCACGATGCTGCTGATTGCTGAAATTGTATTGTGGGCGGCGGGACATCACTTATGGATGATTTTTATCGGCATACAAATTTTCTTTATTGCTTTCAATGTAATGGAAGCTATCTTGCCATCACTCATCAGTAAAGAAGCACCAGCGGGTTATAAAGGTACAGCAATGGGTATCTATTCCACCAGCCAATTTTTAGGTGTCGCTTTAGGGGGTGGCCTCGGTGGTTGGTTATATGAATTAAAAGGAGCACCGCTGGTATTTGCAGCAGGTATCGTTCTGACAATCATTTGGTTCATTATCAGCACAACAATGAAACAACCTCCTTATGTCAGCAGTATCAGAATTTCTCTACCAGAAAATATCGTCAATAAGGCATTGCTGGAACAAAAAATTCTTGTTCAGCCCGGCGTTTGCGACGTCGTTATTGTTCCGGAGGAGCATAGTGCCTACATAAAAGTAGATACTAAGCTGATAAGCAGAGCACAACTTGAACAATTGATAGCTAATAATAATGACACGATAGATTAA
- a CDS encoding YajQ family cyclic di-GMP-binding protein, protein MPSFDIVSEIDMHEVRNAVENAQRELTSRWDFRNVNASFELNEKSESIKIASESDFQVNQLVDIMREKLAKRGIDGAALNIPDDMLHSGKTYSVDATLKQGIDTPTAKKIVKLIKDSKLKVQAQIQGEQVRVTGKARDDLQSVMALVRGAELGQPFQFTNFRD, encoded by the coding sequence ATGCCATCTTTCGATATTGTTTCAGAAATTGATATGCATGAAGTTCGCAATGCGGTAGAAAATGCGCAGCGCGAGCTTACTAGCCGTTGGGATTTCCGTAATGTCAACGCCAGTTTCGAATTAAATGAAAAAAGTGAATCTATCAAGATTGCCAGTGAGTCAGATTTTCAGGTAAATCAGTTGGTTGATATCATGCGTGAAAAGTTGGCTAAACGTGGTATCGATGGTGCTGCATTGAATATCCCTGATGATATGTTGCACAGTGGTAAGACTTACAGCGTTGACGCGACTTTGAAGCAGGGGATTGATACCCCTACGGCGAAAAAGATCGTGAAGCTGATTAAGGATAGTAAGCTGAAAGTACAGGCACAGATTCAGGGTGAGCAAGTGCGAGTGACAGGTAAAGCTCGTGATGATTTGCAAAGTGTTATGGCATTAGTTCGTGGCGCAGAGCTGGGACAGCCATTCCAGTTTACTAATTTCCGGGATTGA
- the thiI gene encoding tRNA uracil 4-sulfurtransferase ThiI: MKFIIKLFPEITIKSQTVRLRFIKILASNIRNVLKTLGDNIAVVRHWDNIEVRTKDENLGVQICDALTRIPGIHHILQVEEREFRDMHHIFEQAYEAYGELLHNKTFCVRVKRRGKHQFTSNEVERYVGGGLNQHIESAKVKLNHPDVTVNLEIDQDVLILVKARYEGIGGFPIGTQEDVLSLISGGFDSGVSSYMLMRRGCRVHYCFFNLGGSAHEIGVKQVAHYLWNRFGSSHKVRFVAVDFEPVVAEILEKVDDGQMGVVLKRMMVRAASKVAERYGVQAIVTGEALGQVSSQTLTNLRLIDNASDTLILRPLISHDKEHIIRLAREIGTEDFARTMPEFCGVISKSPTVKAVKAKIEAEEANFDFNILEKVVSEAQNVDIRQIAEQSSEQVVEIETVTAFAPTDVLLDIRSPDEQDDRPLQLNGVEIKSLPFYKLSSQFGDLPKEKTYLLYCERGVMSRLQALYLSEQGFDNVKVYRP; encoded by the coding sequence GAGCCAAACTGTTCGTTTGCGCTTTATTAAAATTCTCGCGAGTAATATTCGCAATGTGCTGAAAACGTTAGGAGATAATATTGCCGTGGTTCGCCATTGGGATAATATCGAAGTTCGCACTAAAGATGAAAACCTTGGCGTTCAAATTTGTGATGCGCTGACACGTATTCCCGGGATCCACCATATTCTGCAAGTAGAAGAGCGTGAATTTCGTGATATGCATCATATCTTTGAACAAGCTTATGAGGCTTATGGAGAATTGCTCCACAATAAGACATTTTGCGTGCGGGTAAAGCGCCGAGGTAAACATCAATTTACTTCTAATGAAGTAGAACGCTATGTTGGTGGTGGTTTAAACCAGCATATTGAATCTGCAAAAGTAAAACTCAATCATCCTGATGTGACTGTTAATCTGGAAATTGATCAAGATGTGTTGATTCTGGTAAAAGCCCGCTATGAGGGGATTGGTGGTTTTCCTATCGGAACGCAGGAAGATGTATTGTCTCTAATTTCGGGAGGTTTTGATTCCGGTGTTTCCAGCTATATGCTAATGCGCCGTGGCTGTCGTGTTCACTATTGTTTCTTCAATCTTGGCGGTTCTGCTCATGAAATTGGTGTGAAACAGGTTGCTCATTATCTTTGGAATCGTTTTGGCAGTTCCCATAAAGTTCGTTTCGTTGCTGTGGATTTTGAACCTGTTGTCGCTGAAATTTTGGAAAAAGTTGATGATGGTCAAATGGGGGTGGTGCTTAAACGGATGATGGTAAGAGCGGCATCTAAAGTTGCAGAGCGTTATGGCGTGCAGGCGATTGTTACCGGTGAGGCTTTGGGACAGGTTTCCAGCCAGACACTCACTAATTTGCGCTTGATTGATAATGCATCGGATACGTTGATTCTGCGGCCACTGATTTCTCATGATAAAGAACACATTATCAGGTTGGCACGTGAAATAGGCACTGAGGATTTTGCTCGTACAATGCCTGAATTCTGTGGTGTTATTTCAAAAAGCCCGACAGTAAAAGCCGTTAAAGCTAAAATTGAAGCAGAAGAAGCGAATTTCGATTTTAATATTTTGGAAAAAGTTGTCAGTGAAGCTCAGAATGTTGATATTCGTCAGATCGCAGAACAAAGCAGTGAGCAAGTGGTTGAAATTGAAACAGTGACAGCGTTCGCTCCAACGGATGTGTTATTGGATATTCGTTCACCTGATGAGCAAGATGATCGGCCATTACAGTTGAATGGTGTGGAAATCAAATCATTGCCATTCTATAAGTTGAGCAGCCAGTTTGGTGATTTGCCAAAGGAGAAGACTTATCTGCTCTATTGTGAACGTGGAGTAATGAGCCGTTTGCAGGCACTTTATTTATCTGAACAGGGTTTTGATAACGTGAAAGTTTATCGGCCTTAA